The nucleotide sequence GGATgtggacgtcgaggtgggggtgacggaggacgcgtcgagcaaggggacgaagcggaagaggGCCCCTAAGACAAAGGGGCCGTGCGAGCACGGAGTGAAGCGGAGGTCGAActgcaaggtgtgcagcgcttgtccgcacgggaagTGGCGCTATtggtgcaaggagtgcggtggggctGGAAtttgcgagcacggtcgtgagcgccgtcgatgcaaggagtgcggtggtgcatcaatctgcgagcacggtcgtcagcgtcgttactgcaaggagtgcggtggggggtcaatctgcgagcacggtcgtgtacgctattattgcaaggagtgcggtgggtctggaatctgcgagcacggtcgtgacCGCTctaggtgcaaggagtgcggtggggggtcaatctgcgagcacggtcgtgagcgctattattgcaaggagtgcggcgggtctcaaatctgcgagcacggtcgtcggcgctctgagtgcaaggagtgcggtgggtctcaaatctgcgagcacggtcgtcggcgctctgagtgcaaggagtgcggtgggtctgcaatctgcgagcacggtcgtcagcgctattattgcaaggagtgcggtggatCTGGtatctgcgagcacggtcgtgacCGCTctaggtgcaagga is from Micromonas commoda chromosome 12, complete sequence and encodes:
- a CDS encoding predicted protein, translating into MLPDVDVEVGVTEDASSKGTKRKRAPKTKGPCEHGVKRRSNCKVCSACPHGKWRYWCKECGGAGICEHGRERRRCKECGGASICEHGRQRRYCKECGGGSICEHGRVRYYCKECGGSGICEHGRDRSRCKECGGGSICEHGRERYYCKECGGSQICEHGRRRSECKECGGSQICEHGRRRSECKECGGSAICEHGRQRYYCKECGGSGICEHGRDRSRCKECGGGSICEHGRERYYCKECGGAGICEHGRIRSTCKECGGSRICEHDRQRHTCKDCGGSQICEHGRVRSKCKECGGSGICEHGRHRQYCKECGGGSFCEHGRQRRKCKECGGSQI